A stretch of Spodoptera frugiperda isolate SF20-4 chromosome 6, AGI-APGP_CSIRO_Sfru_2.0, whole genome shotgun sequence DNA encodes these proteins:
- the LOC118267993 gene encoding uncharacterized protein LOC118267993 produces MAKVTYILLFLVAVSLSSVQTDESENSSEVDADVDKVIDECAKEYHVPHQLLMAAVTTGSVHALTPCFWSCCFKGVGVLNSEGQYDIDATLDLSKKMFSGSEYQKVEGIVKTCGSVNDLSVSDGKAGCEISVSLAVCILDNCKKIFPNMFHD; encoded by the exons ATGGCTAAAGTTACTTACATACTTCTCTTCCTAGTAGCTGTGAGCCTAAGTAGTGTTCAA ACAGATGAAAGTGAAAATAGCTCTGAGGTTGATGCAGATGTGGATAAGGTCATAGATGAATGTGCCAAGGAATATCATGTACCACATCAACTACTCATGGCAGCTGTGACGACGGGCAGTGTTCATGCACTTACCCCATGTTTTTGGAGTTGCTGTTTCAAAGGAGTTGGAGTC CTGAATAGTGAAGGTCAATACGACATCGATGCTACATTGGACTTGTCTAAGAAAATGTTTAGTGGTTCGGAGTATCAGAAAGTTGAAGGAATCGTAAAAACTTGTGGATCAg TGAACGATTTATCAGTAAGCGATGGTAAAGCTGGATGTGAAATTAGTGTCTCACTGGCAGTTTGTATACTCGATAATTGCAAGAAAATATTCCCAAACATGTTTCATGATTAG
- the LOC118267983 gene encoding uncharacterized protein LOC118267983, translated as MPCCCNMAKATYVFLFIVAAIFGCIQADNDDQNTKPEFNLGRTIHGCIAKFNVTDEQMTAVMKTGDARAITPCFWSCCFKGAGVLNSDGEYDLDATLDLGKNMLVYSIYIKAEEIAKKCGSVNDESVIIGDTGCERGILLANCMIENGKKLFPKMFHSD; from the exons ATGCCATGCTGTTGTAATATGGCTAAAGCTACTTACGTATTCCTCTTCATAGTAGCTGCGATCTTTGGTTGTATTCAA gCAGACAATGATGACCAGAATACTAAACCTGAATTTAACCTGGGTCGGACTATACATGGATGCATTGCGAAGTTTAATGTAACAGACGAGCAAATGACTGCAGTTATGAAGACAGGCGATGCTCGTGCAATTACTCCTTGTTTTTGGAGTTGCTGCTTCAAAGGAGCTGGAGTA ttgAATAGCGACGGTGAATATGATCTAGACGCTACGTTGGATTTGGGTAAAAATATGCTCgtgtattctatttatattaaagcTGAAGAGATAGCAAAAAAATGTGGATCAG TGAATGACGAATCGGTAATCATTGGAGATACTGGGTGTGAAAGAGGCATTTTATTAGCAAATTGTATGATTGAAAATGGCAAGAAATTGTTCCCAAAGATGTTTCATTCCGATTAA
- the LOC118267596 gene encoding uncharacterized protein LOC118267596: MSKIICSVFSLVVVSLSTVYADQDMESSNYRRHSVMTECANKFGVSEPELRTAFRSGDVYDIDPCFWSCCFKGTGVLNKEGTYDLKATLPFIKMTFQDDDYKEVQEIARMCEKVNNEIVNDGEAGCEKAALLMSCFLDGGRDRQYY; this comes from the exons ATGTCTAAGATAATTTGTTCGGTGTTTTCTTTAGTGGTAGTAAGCCTAAGCACGGTTTAT GCAGACCAAGATATGGAATCATCCAATTACAGACGGCATTCGGTTATGACCGAATGCGCTAATAAGTTTGGAGTCTCAGAACCTGAGCTCAGAACAGCATTTAGATCAGGTGATGTGTATGACATCGATCCATGTTTCTGGAGCTGCTGCTTCAAGGGAACTGGAGTT TTGAACAAAGAAGGCACCTATGATTTAAAGGCTACTCTACCTTTCATCAAAATGACATTCCAAGATGATGATTACAAGGAAGTGCAAGAAATAGCAAGAATGTGCGAAAAAG TAAACAATGAAATTGTTAACGACGGGGAGGCTGGATGTGAGAAAGCTGCCTTGTTGATGTCCTGCTTCTTAGACGGTGGTCGTGATAGACAATATTACTGA
- the LOC118267594 gene encoding uncharacterized protein LOC118267594, translating to MFQRSRESASDMTFSSIIWFAVICISVSYADRGSHEKEAIFDCIDKYDIPVSEKGSFEKHDITSVDPCFWACSFKTIGFLNSEGQYDPEVTHSRYKKEDLAFLGDVKLNKFEEIVVKCDEAMEKITGTDSKAECDRGLQLAKCYIEDMRTLILDDDSKK from the exons ATGTTTCAAAGGAGTAGGGAATCTGCCAGCGACATGACGTTTTCAAGTATAATTTGGTTTGCAGTGATTTGTATTAGTGTTTCGTAT GCAGATAGAGGCTCTCATGAAAAAGAAGCCATCTTTGATTGCATTGATAAGTATGATATTCCAGTGTCAGAAAAAGGTTCTTTTGAGAAACATGACATTACATCTGTTGATCCCTGTTTCTGGGCTTGCAGCTTCAAGACAATAGGTTTT CTCAATAGCGAAGGCCAATATGATCCCGAGGTAACACACTCTCGTTACAAAAAGGAAGATTTAGCTTTTCTGGGTGATGTTAAATTGAACAAATTTGAAGAAATCGTAGTAAAATGTGATGAAG CTATGGAGAAAATAACGGGGACTGACTCGAAAGCAGAATGTGATAGAGGACTTCAGCTGGCAAAATGCTACATAGAAGACATGAGAACCTTAATTCTAGATGatgattcaaaaaaataa
- the LOC118267595 gene encoding uncharacterized protein LOC118267595 → MSKFTCIVFCAVAMSLCVFVESQEANSIFHGAIKPLIVECAKEYGLSQDTLQKNRGPDGLKNLPPCFIGCVLKKFDIIDDKGKYDADSGIAAIKKLLPNNEYLEKITAVLKDCESVNDKTVSDGDAGCERAVLGAICYMEHKTIVLA, encoded by the exons ATGTCTAAATTTACTTGTATAGTCTTTTGTGCAGTAGCAATGAGTTTATGTGTTTTCGTT GAAAGTCAGGAAGCAAATTCAATTTTCCATGGAGCTATCAAGCCCTTGATAGTGGAGTGTGCAAAAGAATATGGACTTAGCCAAGATACGCTTCAGAAGAACAGGGGTCCAGATGGATTGAAAAATTTACCACCATGCTTTATAGGCTGTGTTCTTAAGAAATTTGATATT ATAGACGACAAAGGTAAATATGACGCAGATTCTGGTATAGCCGCAATCAAAAAATTATTGCCAAATAACGAATACTTGGAAAAAATAACAGCAGTTTTGAAAGATTGCGAGTCAG TTAATGATAAAACAGTCAGTGATGGAGATGCTGGGTGCGAAAGAGCTGTGCTGGGAGCTATCTGCTACATGGAACATAAAACTATT gtcTTAGCTTAA
- the LOC118267783 gene encoding uncharacterized protein LOC118267783: MSKFTCIILCVVAASLTKVSQAAVSEEEKEAFREAMAPIIAECSEEHGVSEADIKAAKEAASADGIKPCFLGCVMKKIEVLDSKGLYDAETGLGKLKKFVKDEADFAKFEDIAKKCLKVNEESVSDGEEGCERAKLILGCFIDHKVEMPF; this comes from the exons ATGTCGAAGTTTACCTGCATTATCCTCTGTGTTGTGGCTGCGAGCTTGACCAAGGTTTCT CAGGCAGCTGTTTCTGAAGAAGAGAAGGAAGCCTTCCGTGAGGCGATGGCACCCATCATAGCGGAGTGTTCCGAAGAACATGGAGTCAGTGAGGCTGACATCAAAGCTGCGAAGGAGGCAGCCAGTGCTGATGGCATCAAACCCTGCTTCTTAGGCTGTGTGATGAAGAAAATTGAAGTG CTGGATTCCAAGGGCCTGTACGACGCAGAAACTGGACTTGGCAAACTGAAAAAGTTCGTCAAGGATGAAGCTGACTTCGCTAAATTCGAAGATATCGCCAAGAAATGCCTTAAAG ttaATGAGGAATCTGTAAGCGACGGTGAAGAGGGTTGTGAAAGAGCCAAGCTTATTCTGGGTTGCTTCATTGACCACAAAGTTGAA ATGCCGTTCTAA
- the LOC118267782 gene encoding general odorant-binding protein 69a-like isoform X1, producing MFKLSVFVCCLYFCALTPYLVSAMTAEQKAIIHEHFETIGKACNKDSTVITADDVVNLRARKMPSGPNAPCFLACMMKQIGIMDDNGMVQKENVLEMAKAVFDDPEELKAIEDYLHSCSQVNTESVSDGAAGCERAMLAYKCMIENASKFGFDI from the exons ATGTTCAAGTTATCGGTATTCGTGTGTTGTTTGTACTTCTGTGCTTTAACACCTTATTTAGTTTct GCCATGACAGCTGAACAGAAGGCTATAATCCATGAGCACTTCGAGACCATCGGCAAGGCTTGTAACAAAGACAGCACTGTGATAACAGCAGACGATGTCGTCAATCTACGAGCTAGGAAGATGCCGAGCGGTCCAAATGCGCCTTGCTTCTTGGCTTGCATGATGAAGCAAATTGGCATT ATGGATGATAACGGAATGGTGCAGAAAGAGAATGTGCTTGAAATGGCCAAAGCTGTATTCGACGATCCCGAAGAACTGAAGGCAATCGAAGACTACCTGCACTCCTGCTCACAAG TTAACACTGAGTCGGTCAGTGATGGTGCTGCCGGCTGTGAGCGTGCTATGCTGGCGTACAAATGCATGATAGAGAATGCTTCCAAG TTTGGCTTCGATATTTAA
- the LOC118267782 gene encoding general odorant-binding protein 69a-like isoform X2, translated as MTAEQKAIIHEHFETIGKACNKDSTVITADDVVNLRARKMPSGPNAPCFLACMMKQIGIMDDNGMVQKENVLEMAKAVFDDPEELKAIEDYLHSCSQVNTESVSDGAAGCERAMLAYKCMIENASKFGFDI; from the exons ATGACAGCTGAACAGAAGGCTATAATCCATGAGCACTTCGAGACCATCGGCAAGGCTTGTAACAAAGACAGCACTGTGATAACAGCAGACGATGTCGTCAATCTACGAGCTAGGAAGATGCCGAGCGGTCCAAATGCGCCTTGCTTCTTGGCTTGCATGATGAAGCAAATTGGCATT ATGGATGATAACGGAATGGTGCAGAAAGAGAATGTGCTTGAAATGGCCAAAGCTGTATTCGACGATCCCGAAGAACTGAAGGCAATCGAAGACTACCTGCACTCCTGCTCACAAG TTAACACTGAGTCGGTCAGTGATGGTGCTGCCGGCTGTGAGCGTGCTATGCTGGCGTACAAATGCATGATAGAGAATGCTTCCAAG TTTGGCTTCGATATTTAA
- the LOC118267864 gene encoding uncharacterized protein LOC118267864 — MRTISLVTMWNSLFLLFTFGVFSLNAEALTMDDLKQKYVDNILECSKQYPVDRADAEQLQNRIMPDKESVRCLFACVYKLAGMMNDQGELSVEGVNAISRKYLAEDPEKLKKSEQFTEACRSVNDAPVNDGTRGCDRAALIFQCTIDKSPDTRRRSSAVELNGLTEEELKMEFTKLVMKCNKDGQMDMTELVQLQNYVVPTKQSAKCVLACAYKAAEVMNAKGEYDIDHAYKVAEMMKNGDEKRLVNAKKMADLCVKVNENSVSDGEKGCDRAAMIFKCTVENAPKFGFKL; from the exons ATGCGTACGATTTCGTTGGTAACCATGtggaattcattatttttactattcACCTTTGGTGTTTTCTCTTTAAATGCTGAG GCTTTAACTATGGACGATCTAAAACAGAAATACGTGGACAATATACTAGAATGTAGCAAGCAATACCCTGTAGACCGCGCTGATGCAGAACAGCTTCAGAACAGAATTATGCCTGATAAAGAATCTGTCAGATGTTTGTTTGCCTGTGTTTACAAATTGGCGGGAATG ATGAACGACCAGGGAGAGCTGTCAGTTGAAGGTGTCAATGCAATATCTCGAAAGTATTTGGCTGAAGATCCAGAAAAGTTAAAGAAGAGTGAACAGTTTACCGAAGCTTGTCGAAGtg TAAACGACGCTCCAGTTAACGATGGAACAAGAGGCTGTGATAGAGCAGCTTTAATATTCCAGTGTACCAtagacaaatcacctgat ACTCGAAGAAGATCTAGTGCTGTTGAGCTAAAC GGTCTCACAGAAGAAGAGCTGAAGATGGAGTTCACGAAGTTGGTGATGAAGTGTAACAAGGACGGACAGATGGACATGACGGAACTGGTGCAGTTGCAGAACTACGTGGTCCCGACGAAGCAGTCGGCCAAATGTGTTCTGGCATGCGCTTACAAGGCTGCGGAAGtg ATGAACGCTAAAGGTGAATACGACATCGACCACGCGTACAAAGTAGCTGAAATGATGAAGAATGGAGATGAGAAACGGCTGGTTAATGCAAAGAAAATGGCAGATCTTTGTGTCAAAG taaaCGAAAACAGTGTTTCTGATGGCGAAAAAGGTTGTGACCGAGCCGCTATGATATTCAAATGCACTGTTGAGAATGCACCCAAG tTTGGATTCAAGTTATAA